The genomic stretch AAgagaggtttaaaaatactgataggttatggaaaataggttttcgcgcatctttgagtaaccattaatattcttgcataaatttaaaaaaaaaattttttgcctcgatataacgtaatgaaaataaaaataaagttgctttatatcgaggtatgactgtattttttATTCGATACAGTAAATCGATACAAATAAAATCAATCAATATTAATACAGGGTTTATTTTGTATGCAATCGAAGCGGCAAATTTGATATCTGTCCAGTGCTTTCCTTATTATTGTTTGAGGCAGGAGATACGGACTACGGTTGACAGGCTACAGAACCATTTGTTCTCAGTGAGCCTGTCTGAAAATTGAAGGAACAAAACTCTTGTGTATGTGTTTGCTATCGATGCCACCTATTAACGTACAAAGCGGATAAGGTTGTGTCCTCCTCCCGAAAAAGataatttattaaaattctTTTTTTGAGCCACAGAAAGCAGCCCAACAACCATCATTGACATGTCTTAGCTTGGTCTCATAGTACttctttttacctttgttatactaaacaaaggttataaaatcggtcgaaaaacgtaAAATACaggccccgttcgattttggcaacacgtcaaaatttttcatgttgccaaaatcgaaccatgccaaaaacgaacggttTATTTTcaccatagtttttttttacttttttgtgtgCTATGATGACTTAGACTCTAGGGATGGCTACCACTAGTTTTTGGATTCTAAGTCGTTATAGGTTTTGGTACATTAATCCGGAAGTATCCGGAACACAACCGGAATAGGTCCGCAAGTGGCCAATGGCGACCTAGACACTTATTATGACCACCAAAATATTTAGAGGCATGGTAAATATGATAGGCATGGTAATCATTGTTTTGGTCATAGCCATTATATTATCGGAACATGTTCCGACCATGTATCCGGAACCAGAGGACCGATTCCGGCCATCCTCCTTGGCAACATTAGGGACCATAATACCTTTCTCTTGGCGGTTATTGAACTTAAATTGGCTAAagtaaaatcgagaaaacaaaagaatatgaataaaaaaaaccgttcgtttttggttaaaaacgaaacgtgccaaaatcgaactggGTCTGTAGATCCGAAGACCAGAGGGCTGAGTGGTATGAACCATTCGACTctgctcgacgaactgagcaatgtccgtttgtatgtatgtgtgttgtTTGTATGTACgtgacgcaaaatactaacgcacctttcttatagaacgcaatatccatttttaatgattttatatacaaatgaaagctactgtgctcccccagaatgctaccgagtggatttttgattattgaCTTAGATTTTGAGATGCTGTTCAAAGAGAGTTGTCTTACATAAGATATTTAACTTTAAACACAAAATGTATTTGTTGAAGGCCAAATGTTGTGTTCCAATCGACTCAGTTTGTCTATAAATATGTTGCTAATAtgtatgtgtagtatatcaaaatcgaacaaaaaaaaaacaaaaaaaaatcccacctCTCTCACAGAATGCATTATTCGAATTAAGTGTTTAAAAGTGCAAATGGAATCTCCAAAGCCTTTTGAAAATCGTACTGAGCGATTTTCCATTGTTTGCttgaatttttgaatatttaccAAAGAGTTTTTAGACAtgaaatattttactttttggattATTCCTCTCTCTATCCTTTATTTCTATCTCTCtccttttctctctctttctccgctctattttttttttgttccaaaagCTATTAATTCCTCAAAAGATACTAAGAGTAAAAGACATCTGAGCATAATGTTCATACTTTGTGTAGTTCGTCCTAACTGGTTTAAATTATTAAACCTTCTATTCTTAATAGCTTTTTACTAACAATTTTAAATAGATTTCAGAAGAAATAGCAATACTTATTTAAGTCCGGTTATCATTTGCTTGATACACTAAGCTTttgtataatataaatattgctttctattTTAAAGGTCAGTGCAAACAAAGTATCTATGTTATCCCAATTCTTGTTTTGACAGCAAGTTCTATAAAGTTCTGCAAGTGTTTCAGATTTttccatacagcctaggccttcaacAAGAGTTACGTTCCCGAGTAGACTTTAAACAGCCAAAATCCTTAATTCTTGCGAAAAACctcaatttttaataaaaaatgcatttgaaatagaATTATATTAACAACTTTCAACAGCATCTGAAATGTCAATTCCCAGACATTTCAACAGCAGTTATaggaatttcaatgaaatcttttAGCACCTGATCCTCACAGATTTCATcaagatttttgttgatttcttgaaataatcacacGTGTGATTCTAGAAGCTTTTCTATGgtaacaaagcatttaacgcGTTCCTGTActctgaactataatttctttAGAGCAAGTTTGTAGGACTTTGCTGCAATTCGTAAGAAATATTCGATGCTAACCCATAATCTATAATCATTATGTTCTTTTCTGGCTCTTCTTATGGGGAATCATACCAATAGTATGATTGAtgtaaaaaatatgtaaataaaCTCTTGTCAACTGCTCATAAAATATGTTTAAATAATGTTTCtcttatgcaaaaaagttgtcatTCACAAAGAAATTTAAATATAAAAGAAAGTTCGCACTCTATTTAAATATAAAAGAAAGTTCGCACTCGTTTTGGCACAGAGTGACTTTCGCTGCCAATTCAGTAGAATCAGTGGAGCACGATAGAAGCGGTGCTATGAAGAAGTTTCTCGCGACCATTGGCATAGTCAATGGTAGTTTAGGTGTGAAATATTCGATTTCAACTTTATACCAAGTGAATTCAGCCATTGGATCTGGTGTCAAATCGCTGCAGAAAGCGATCGCTAACATGAAGATAGATCCAGCTGCAGATACAACTGGGCCAGTAACTGCTATGCAGTTGATAGGAACCGATTTGACAAAATCTCTAAATAAGCTGTTTAATACAATTGAAACTGCGATATCTGCAACTTGTTGTGTTCCATGTTTTGAGATTAACAGTGTGCTGAGAGCCTTGGGGCATGCGGAAAACGCTATCCATACCGCAACATCAGATGCAACTGCATTGAAAACTATTGTTAAGGCTACCACATTCACATCGCTATCCGATGCCTTGTATTCCATAACAGAAGCACTTTGGGGCAGAACTTCTGCTTTTACTCACCTAGAAACCTTGATGATGCAAGTTACGGTTGCAAAACCTGCGTACACATCGTCGAATATAACTAAAATTATTACCTCGGCTGTTGCGGCAGCAATCACCAAACCAATAAAAACTCTAGTCAGTGGAATAACATCCACAGGTTCTATAATCACTTCTGTCACTGCTGATGTAAGAAACATAGTATCCATTATTTCTAAAACAAATACAACAACCAACGCAGGAGTAGCCGCTTTGGTACAACCATGGAAATCATTTAATAACACCGTGAACGCTACAATAACATCGATCGTCAATAACTCGGCCATTACTCTTTCCGGCATTAAGGCATCGTACAACTCCATTCTGGCTAAGGCAAATCCTACAATGACAGAGATATAGACGATCTAAACTTCTTCTTCAAGTTTATAGCGGCATCTCGAACGATTGCACTTTCTACAATATCAGAGGCGACTGCAACTGCATTAAATACTATTCAAACCACTCTAACTGCACAGGAAGCGATCATCACACCGACAATTATCAAGGCAGCTATCACCATCACTTCGGCCGCCTTGAAAAGCGAAAGTAAATTTGCCTCGACATGTATGTTAAAGTACGCTGCCATGCTGCAAGAAGTCAGTGTCTCGATGCAACGCTTTTCGTACTGCGTGTCTTCCGAAAGCACTAGCGCATCGACGATGGCGTCTACTGTGTCACAGGAGCTCAACAGTATATTATCCGCCATGAGTTCACCAGCCTATAAACTCAACCTCTGCTTGATTACGAACGGGCAGTGCACTGCAACGGTAAGTTTGTATGATTTGGTCGATACCACAAGCTAGTAAATTTAAAGACATCTACTTTTGCACTCGAGAGACTTCAATGCCGCAGTAACGAACCAGTATCCGTTTAGAATAGATATATAATTACTACATACATGAACAATCGCAGTTTTTTCATGATGATTTTCATCAACAGTAAAACTCTCAATCAGCAAAATATTTGTGATAGCATAAGTAGAGTGAATTAATCTGTCCTCTCTCATAAAGCTTGCAATTACTACCAAAAAACTTCTGAATTCCTCTTCTGTTGAGCTTTTGGTTTTTAGTTGGATAGTGATCATTATTTTCTTTGTTAAATGTAAATGAGGTGAAATATTCTTATAAAAATATGATTGAAAAATCTTGGTAAAAAATGCTCAGTTGAATGATACAGAAAGTCAAGTTCCAAAAACGGAATGTAAGCCTTGCTCTAAAACCTaagtttttttaatcaattataGTATATTTGACACTGCACGATTGCTCTAATATGgctcaaaatattttcgaatcATTTGCGAAAGGGCTGGTGTTTGACACATTGGCGAAGCAATTAGACCGATAAAAAATAACCATAATAAGACAAAAACTTATTCTCCACGAAGGCAGATTGATTTTCATCGTAATTTATTCGAAAATTTTAAACTTTGTAATCAACACATTTTTCTTGTACTTGCAGCTGTTCCTCAACTTAGCGGTGTTAGAAGCGGACGGATTACGTTTCTTCAATGTAGTCTCATCAATTGCCAGTATCTATGAAACTACGATGACGCTTCGGGTAGATACCTGCCTCTCAAGTGTTTCCGGTGATATCGAGGGTGTAGTAGCAAAAGTTCTTGCGAGTTTTACCAACTGCCTTAAAACGGGTAGTTGAATAAACGACACTCGGGAAGACTTGCAGCTAGCCGACATACAGTGAAATGGTTCTTTCGGTAAGGTTACTATAAGAATGCTGAAAAAATCTGCCGAAGTAGTGCGATAGTAGACATATAGCGCAAATGTTCATTTTAGAAACTATTTTAGAAACTCATTAAACCAAAGTCCAGTTGTACCAGATTAAAAGATAGATTCACTACTAGTAGAATACGTTGTTGACTCTTGTTCACTtatgttgaaagaaaaattcggTGTAATGTGGAGATCGAGAAACCATGTGTTCAAATTAAGGTCAAAGCTCAAAAATTTCAGCACGGTGCATTGGTGCAATGAAGACAAAATAACTACCACAAATAAACACAACTTTCGCAGGAAAATAATAGTTTCTATTTGTGCCAActaccgacgcccggggaggcgactccactcaGGACCCTAGCTAACGACTCGTTGATTAACAGAcaggcgccaacggctttacttcctcatgcgatggaaggcatgTCCAgcgatttttcgcctcagaaaatctcctggTGTCGGCTAGAGTTAATTCTAGACCAGTCGGGTTAGTTGAGAATGGGTCACGCCCACAACAATCGACACATATGTcagcgttgggattcgaacccaggccaccagcgtggttggcggagacgttaccaactacgctagcCACACCCCTCTCGTTTGCGGTTTGCTCTACAGCGtatcaaaattttgctcgcgcaacAAGAAAATCCGACGTTTTCGCACGCCAAGTTGGCAAAATAGCTGAATGTGGTCAAATCTATCGTGCAAAACCTCTGAAAAGTGTTCGGGGAGCGTCTGTCGACCACCGGGAAGCCTGAAAGCGGCGACAATTTAAATTCGGACGTGGCTGCGACAACGAAGAAGATGGCGGCAAAAAACAAGCGGAATCTTAACCTCTCCATCCGGAACGTCACTGGCCAACTCAATGTCTCCCATACCACTGTGCAGCGggcaaaaaaaagagttgaagacGTTTAAGGAGGTGAAGGGGGCGATCCGAGATTACTAACAAAACACATCGGCAAAGCAGCAGTCCTGAAAGCTGTATACGAATCTGTTCACAAAGTTCGTCTTTGTGTCGTCATGCTCATGGATTACGGAACTTATGTATGTGAAGGTTGATTTCATGCAACTTCCGGGACAGGAGTTTCATACCACATCAGGAAAAGGAAAGGTTACCGAAAAAAACACCTTGTCTGGCAGGTCCACTGCATCTAAAAAGCGTTATTTTTATCACTACAAGAACCAACAATCAAGAGTCCAGAGATCACAATCCTCCCAACAGCCCAGAACTTAGCCCTCTCGAATTGTATTGGGCCCTGGTCGAACGATATTATGAATTTTGACTAAaagaaacaaatttttggtTGATCAATTTTTGCACCTTCAGTCTTTATGCGCTTGAATATTGGATCGATAACTATAATTTTGCATGATATCACATAGCCTCAATTGCGTGAAAGCACCACGTTCGCGATAATGAACATTGATCATCAATTCCAAAAGAAAAATACAAAGGTTAAAACGTATGGTTCCGCGTATACCATTTCAATACCTCCCGAAAACTTTTCGTTTGATTTCAAACGTCTGTGAACGTCTGTCCGTGTGTCTCTCAGTAGTGGCATATCCATGCCTCTTGCAGAGACAGCTTTAAGGGGTTATTTtccctttttgctcgagaaaactgcgcaaagtttggatttttttcaagCATGTAGCACCTTCTTTTTGCATAAATGTAGTAATTTTCTGAGAGTTCagttattcaacaacaacaaaacgcGTTGGTTCAAAggaaataccaattatttggggagtaatggccgtttccccgaaacgcttttttttgcagaggtttgcggtgtttacgatagcgacgcagcagatcaactgaaataaaaaactcatattatttcattcgtTTAGAAGTGTACCGGGTATCTGAACGATAGTTTTTATaagtatttgattattttcggtgcaaactttttttccgaataaaaacatgttttgaacgctgaaaattgcaataaaattgttttttcggcTATATTACACTTCGTGTATGCAAAATCGATCGTTCACCGACCggggaatttaataacgaacatttaagaAAAGGTTGAAGaagatcggttcggtagtttgaccgtaatcgtaaacacggcaaagtcatttttttttaagaaacacaATTCCAACATaaacgcgtgtaaagtttcaagtttatctTATGccgattttatagactaaatgattttgaatgctaAAAGTGACTCATAATTGCatcttttgatatttttcttcccaaccgatttacacgcatcaactgcagtgaaactaattgttgatcgaaagcacacatcagaacacagaggtAGATAGTAAAACtttcgtagttgataatttttccgatttaATATCTATTTTTGAACATGCAGACAAGACGtggactgacccataattgtggaggGCTTGTACCCCTGGAAAGAAAGATTATAATGAGGAGAGTACCTGAGCACTAAACTAACAATTTTCTGCTTGAAGAAATGCTTTAAAAAATATTCTATAGCAGAAATTTATTTTATCTCCAAAAAACATTATCCTAAGTATTCAATGTATTCTATTTCCAATTTGCATCAATATTGATGAAAAACAATGGAATATGGATATATGACCAAAAAACAGAATGGAGTCAAATTTACGCAGAATGTCTTTtcagggttgttttttttttgacgtaggattacgtctttgtttactatactgggatgcattctgtaaaactggaaatgaaactggcaaacacagacgacgtgaatggacaccatccgtttcctgtgatattatctgtatcaatatcgaaataaaaattgacagagtctcctcgTCCTATTaggttaatttatttttgcttccttgagcttagactaatacgATGTCTCgatggtaaaagttttccgaaaagttctAAACGTGCTTTcataacctaataaaaacttatgtcttgaaagaaaacatgccggtaaaagcaacagtaccagtgaatgaaaaaaacgcaggtctctcgtcgtctatgattgcagcggtactcttctattcgtacattttagcggtacacttctattcgtactgcagcggtactattcgtactgcagcgggactattcgtattgcagtggtacacttttgttcgtacatttctagtCGTGTgcaatcaaggaaaaactgcaatgctgctgctgatggtgattgaaagtttatctcataaatatgattaccataaattactcaacaagaatggTGAATTTTTGCAACGTAATCGTGACCGGTTAGTattgaaagagtaaattcccaaatatacacatttatagaagagtaagagccggcgaatgcttgtgaatttttggttcatttactaagattcattcagaatctcattttacatttcaaaattgttagacgaaatattattattctaagctttaccataataaacgtatatatgctgtcttcgtaatatagcggatgtagttgtaggcaaatagcataaaacaaaaatgaatcttctCAAACTTTAATGTctttggaattgttgattgctacgattttttactggaacttattaattttattaattttgtttatgtttgccaattaatgaacctttgtaagggcttccattttattttgttaGTAAGATCcgtattatagatttgatttaatcagagttaaataaaacaaaaccatacaatatgataacgtaaatattattggatttgggttCTTGAGGAtctagagttaattctgactttgacgcattacgagaaattcttggtgtttcttcaacaaacacgatatgcttgtgccttgtcaaatacatgttgtttgcacaaaaaaatactacaggcataatatcgtcaaatataaacgatagtctctcgagtgttgttgaatatatttcaaaaattgatttccaggggaggctgaaaataaatatacgtacagtcgctgagcaaacacatttattctgtctgcagactctgtatattttgtaacaaaaaatcccctaattacagtgtttagtcccgcGTCACCGttccatacaaccctagggctgtataccttgtagtatttgtttCAGTATTACAAGTTGTTTACAATCTGCTTTTGTTTTCCGAATTTCTAACTGTACCCTACACGAACGCACGGGGGGgataaaaaatcatattcaaagAACTATGACCCACCAACTCATCGGTGGATTTCGGGACAATGACCTCACGACATTGGAGTACATAGagaagaaactgaaaaaaaaactcccgTTATATGGTATCATCTGTTGAACCCTTTGGAGCCTACCGCCTATGAATGGCAACTATGACTTTCATTTGTTTGTTCTctcatttgtttcattttcccaTTGAAAGTCGGCAGCAGATTAAGCAATGAAGTAAGCATCTAGATTACTAGATAACgttattcaaaatttttgaaaattcattgaGAAACTAAAAGACCAAAATTATCGCCGAAATAAGCCCCCACTCTCTAAAGGGCGAAGGTAGCAGCTCCATTTGTTCGAACCTTCATGATAAAAAATACCAGTTTGGAGTGTAGCGATCGTCATCACGTGCCAACATTGATTTCATTTCGAATAGCACTGATACACTTACACAGTGAAAATGATTTGAAGGTTTTGATTGGAATAGAACGTAGTTCGTCAAACATGGGATAAGAGACAGTATAAACAGATCTGACTCGATTGgttctttctttctttcgtttCTTTTTCCGTTGGCTATATAGGCATCTGAATTGTAATTTTCGTGAGCAGTTTAGTTTCGAAAATCCGGGAGATACGTGTGTGATTATTTCGAACTAATGAATAAGTGGCTCTTGATAGGATGTGCCCTGGTGGCTATCGGCTTGGTGAGTGCTGATTTGGGattgaaagtttcaataacCACATTGACGAGCCTGAGGAATGCCGTAAGGAATGGTGTCAAAATGATTACTGCAGCCAATGCAAGTTTCACGGTAAATGCAACGTTAGACGCTAGCGGTGCAGTAACCGCACTCAGACTTGTGGTAGCCGATCTTGTAGTTCCTGTTGGAAATCTGTTGTCTGGTATTCAGAGTGCGACAAATAATAAAACAGGACCTGCAGACGATGTGGTGATGAATCTCACCAGTTTGGTAACAGAAGCAGGGACATCCGTTGGAATGGCACTGACAGATGCGGCTGCATTGGAAACCGTCACCAAACCTTCATGGTACAACGCATTGAAAGGAAATCTATCAAGTGCAAGCAGCGATTTCAGTGACCTAAGCTCCGCACTTTCTGATTTAGGCACCCTACTCACCACAGCCTCTTCAGCACAATATCCTTACACAGCGAACAACATTACACAATTAATCACAGCAGCGGCTGTCAATTCGGTAGTAACTCCCATTAACTACATTCTCGGTAATTTAACCATGGTGAGCACAATCATTTCTAACATCGGTAAGGCCAAGCAAGCTTCCGTTGCCCTTCAAGTCAATGCGAACAAAACGATCAATACGAATTTGCAAGCGTTGCTTCCAATAATGCTCGCATTCAACAAAACCGTTAATGCCTCGTCAATAAGTGTCCTTAAGCTCTCGAAAGCAGCGTTGACTGCTATCAACACTAGTTTTGTACCTGTCCTGGCAAAATCGGCTAATTACAATAATGGGGATATGACCCCTCTAAATACGTACTTATCCGGTAACTCAGATAATGATGCAACCTTTCAAACGACAGTTAATGCATCTGCCCAAACCACACAAGATACTGTTTACACTACCTTCAATACAGAACTAACGAACCTAATCAACGCCCTATCGATGGGTATCTCAAACATCAGCACTATGGCATCCACAAATGAAAGCAAATACGCATCCCAATGCGAGACCAAATACGCATCAATGTACACGCAAGCTAGTGTATCAGTGTCACGACTGGACCCGTGTGTCTCACAACCCACCCCCTCAATCACGGCAACCGTGAGTGCAGTTGGTACGCAATTCACTAGCATGGTTTTGGCTGCTGGTGCGACATCAGTAAAACTCAGCAGCTGCACGGTTACCAACGGAACCTGCAGTGTATCGGTATGCTAAAAACACAACATCAACGAGAACGTTATCAAACTAAATTTTCTGTTTATATTTTTCTCTTCTCCAAAATGTAGTACTTTACAGCCATAGGAACACTCAATGCTAGAGTTATGCTGAAATATACTGCAGCGACTGATATTTACACCGGAGACCAAACTACTTTAACTGCGGGCATCGACGACTGTATAACTGCCGTCTCTAAGGATATTCAGGATGTATCGGGAACTATCCAGGACAAATTTGTGAGCTGCTTGCAGACCGGTAAATAGGCTACCAAATGTTGGACTTTGAATTAGGTCAACTAAGAAGCGATGAGTGTATAAAAACTAGTGCAAATTTAATGGTTGAACACGATGACAGTCCAATTTTCTCATTTCGTGAATGGTATAGAAGGATGTCAATTGGTGTCTTTTTTGCTATCGTCAGAtattttctgcacaaatttcccTGAACgctcagaaaaaatattcgaactatttcactttttttcattagtttttgttaataaaatataagttttcataGTTAGTCCCGCAACGCATTTTAAAAGTGAAAAGCGAGCACGCAGTACTGTCATTGACACTCTAACAATCTTACAGCCCTTGTCCGACATCTTGGAATTCATATGATGTCATGGATTGATTATTGCCGTGTCATCCCAATCATGATGAGTAAAACATGGTGTAACGATTTGATCAAAAAGTAGGCGCGGGGTGAGGTAGCGTTTTTGATCCGGAAGGTTGGAGACGTGGTAGCActgtttatttatgtttatttgCTCAATTGATTGAAATTGTCCCAATTTCTAGTATTTTAACTTGTAAGACACTTTTGAAGAGCAAAGATTTTGATACAGAGTTTACAATTTAAATGCATTTGAATGTTATGGGGTATCAGTCCAATAATTGCCAGAGAGGTAAATAATGTCTTAgagcatgatggttcttcatattgcagagcatattcctgcaaaaaaatagttctctatgacttcattaaaCCCCAGACCATAATAAGACATACCTGACGATAAAAGGCCGATACCCTATTTAATGAtgcgaaaatttgtttttcagaatctgtttataaacaaactttTTGCAATTAGCTAGGTTTCCAATTTGGCCGATTCTACTTTTAacataccgttacaccatgtctctATACATCATGATCCCAACTTCATGAAGATCTCAGCAAGTCATTAAAATATCAGAGATTCCACGTAACATAAGTTATGTAGAATTGGAAGTGCGTAATAACTCTTCCGCAGCAGCGTGAACCGCAACGGTGGCTTACATTGTTCTTATTCTGAAATAAAAAGATTACAAATCAGGTGCAGCTGGACGGTGCCTTTTTcccatacaattttgaggttggGTTTATTTTCACTTGAcgattttgagcgtaaaaatctCAGCTTCCATCTAATAAATAGCGCTCGAACTGCGACTTTATGCATGCGTCAGCGGTACaaaaaattgatcaaagtttcacacGCGTAATTTCATTAGTTTTCGAGGAAATTATCTTGCGAAATTCGGGTAGAATTCGAGCGCGTAGTTTCGCTTTAAACCTGTGCCTCTGGGATTCCATTGGTATCAGTGGTGGACGACCTAAATCGGCTGATTGACACACCCGTTTTTGCGATATTTACGCTTGCGCGTTCGAATTTTCTTCAATTTAAGAGGCAGAAATGTAAACAAGAGAGAAGCTGGCTGCGACTTGCATGTTCAAAAAAGGTTTTCGggctaatattttatttttccaaataGGTATTTTTTTGTATCCAAAAACAAGGAAACTAACAATACTGGTGCGCTAAGCGAGAGTTATTTATTCTTTCTTTGTGCAAATTTGTGTGTAAAATAATAAAGAGAAGAAGTGTGCGAGTCACTTTCACAGTGCTATAGCGAGACGTATCTTGGTGAGTCATTAGAATTTTAGCTTTCTGACAAGATGTAGGTTGGCGAAAACCTGAGAAAACTTGGAACTTTCGATCATGGAAAACTGGAAATAAATCAGGGAAAAACTTTAGACCGACACGTGATTCGTTTTTCCAGAATAA from Wyeomyia smithii strain HCP4-BCI-WySm-NY-G18 chromosome 3, ASM2978416v1, whole genome shotgun sequence encodes the following:
- the LOC129732432 gene encoding uncharacterized protein LOC129732432; protein product: MNKWLLIGCALVAIGLVSADLGLKVSITTLTSLRNAVRNGVKMITAANASFTVNATLDASGAVTALRLVVADLVVPVGNLLSGIQSATNNKTGPADDVVMNLTSLVTEAGTSVGMALTDAAALETVTKPSWYNALKGNLSSASSDFSDLSSALSDLGTLLTTASSAQYPYTANNITQLITAAAVNSVVTPINYILGNLTMVSTIISNIGKAKQASVALQVNANKTINTNLQALLPIMLAFNKTVNASSISVLKLSKAALTAINTSFVPVLAKSANYNNGDMTPLNTYLSGNSDNDATFQTTVNASAQTTQDTVYTTFNTELTNLINALSMGISNISTMASTNESKYASQCETKYASMYTQASVSVSRLDPCVSQPTPSITATVSAVGTQFTSMVLAAGATSVKLSSCTVTNGTCSVSYFTAIGTLNARVMLKYTAATDIYTGDQTTLTAGIDDCITAVSKDIQDVSGTIQDKFVSCLQTGK